The Passer domesticus isolate bPasDom1 chromosome 31, bPasDom1.hap1, whole genome shotgun sequence genome has a window encoding:
- the NDUFA4L2 gene encoding NADH dehydrogenase [ubiquinone] 1 alpha subcomplex subunit 4-like 2, whose product MDLVSGFPRAVSPGCPHPSRPSRSASLSSCPPLHPRSDLGARRSDPSLAMKGPLRGGMFSRHVKRHPGLVPLIGFISVGLGSAVLYLLRLALYSPDVSWDRKNNPEPWNKLSPTDQYKFLAVSTDYKNLKKERPSF is encoded by the exons ATGGATTTGGTGTCCGGCTTTCCCCGGGCTGTGTCCCCGGGATGTCCCCACCCGTCCCGTCCCTCCCGCAGcgcctccctctcctcctgccctcccctccaTCCTCGCTCGGACCTCGGAGCGCGGCGCAGCGATCCCAGCCTGGCCATGAAGGGTCCCCTGCGTGGAGGGATGTTCTCCCGGCATGTTAAACGGCACCCCGGA ctcGTTCCTCTCATTGGCTTCATCAGTGTGGGCCTGGGCAGTGCAGTCCTGTACCTGCTGCGGTTGGCACTGTACAGCCCAGATGTCAG CTGGGACCGGAAGAATAATCCTGAGCCCTGGAACAAGCTGAGCCCCACAGACCAGTACAAA tTTCTGGCAGTTTCCACCGACTACAAGAACCTCAAAAAGGAGCGGCCCAGCTTCTGA